The Phaseolus vulgaris cultivar G19833 chromosome 10, P. vulgaris v2.0, whole genome shotgun sequence DNA window GAAGGCTTTATACCACGTCAGCCGAACGGACCACAGAGCGAAGAGGTCGGTCAACAGAAAGACGCTCCAGAGGAAGAGAATCTAGAAGACACTTGGTCGCTTTAGTCGATCTAGATCCTCGACTGGATGATCCCCGAATGGAAGCAGGAGAAGATCTTCAACCCATATTCCTTCGGGACAAAGACCGGAAAACATACATGGGAACATCCCTCAAACCAGACGACCGAGAGACGATCGgtaaaacattaacaaagaACGCTGATCTTTTCGCCTGGACGGCTGCAGACATGCCAGGGGTAAAATCAGATGTGATTACCCATCGATTGTCTGTTTATACAGAGGCCAGGCCGATCgctcaaaagaaaaggaaactagGTGAAGAACGGCGGAAAGCCGCACGAGAAGAAACCGACAAACTAATTCAAGCTGGTTTTATTCAAAAGGCCCACTATACGACATGGCTAGCCAATGTAGTGATATTAAAAAAGacgaatggaaaatggagaatgtgcgtagACTACACAGACCTTAACAaagcgtgcccaaaggactcgtatcctctACCTACTATCGACCGGCTGGTCGACGGTGCAGCCGGTCATCAAATCCTAAGTTTCCTTGATGCTTATTCAGGTtacaatcaaatacaaatgtacCACCGTGATCGAGAAAAAACCGCGTTTAGAACAGATTCTGATAATTTCTTCTATGAAGTCATGCCGTTCGGCCTCAAGAATGCAGGAGTCACATACCAACGACTCATGGATCACGTATTCCACGACATGATCGGTCGGAATGTAGAAGTATACGTTGACGACATCGTCGTCAAATCAGACTCTTGCGAACAACATGTTTCTGACTTAAAAGAGGTTTTTCAAGCCTTGCGTCAATACCGCATGCGTTTAAACCCGGAGAAGTGCGCGTTCGGCGTAGAAGGGGGGAAGTTcttaggcttcatgctcacacATCGGGGTATAGAGGCTAATCCAGAAAAATGCAAGGCAATCACCGAAATGCGAAGTCCCAACGGACTCAAAGAGATCCAGAGACTAGTCGGCCGTCTCACTTCGTTGTCTCGATTCGTACCTAAGCTTGCCGAACGAACGAGACCCATCATAAAACTTCTGAAGAAGACAAGTAAATTTGAATGGACAGATGAATGTGAACAAAATTTCCAACAGTTAAAAGCATTTCTGGCATCTCCAccggtcatccagaaaccgAACGCACGGGAACCCATTGTGGTCTACCTCGCCGTCTCCAATGAAGCGGTGAGTTCCGCTCTGGTACAAGAAATTAAAGCGGAAGAACGACCGGTATATTTTGTAAGTCGAGTCTTACATGACGCAGAAACCCGGTACCAAATGGTCGAAAAAGTTGCCTTCGCTTTGGTCATCACCGCACGACGGATGCGGATGTATTTCCAAAATCACAAGGTCATTGTTAGGACTAACTATCCCATTATGAAGATTCTCACCAAACCTGACCTCGCCGGACGAATGATAGGTTGGGCAGTCGAACTGTCAGAATTCCACATCGAATACCAACCCAGGGGAGCCATCAAGTCCCAAGCCCTCGCCGACTTCACAGCAGAACTCACTCCCTATCTGACCGAACGGACTCCCCGATGGACACTATACGTAGATGGGTCATCTAACAGTCGTTCGTCCGGAGCAGGAGTTGTACTTGAAGGACCAGGGGAGATTGTTGTCGAACAAGCcatgaaatttgaatttaaaacttcCAATAATCAAGCCGAATACGAAGCTATAATCGCAGGTTTGCATCTGGCGATTGAATTGGAGGTAACAAATATAACTTGTAAAAGCGACTCCCGTCTAGTCGTCGGACAGCTTACAGGGGAGTATGAGGTAAGAGAAACATTACTCCAACAGTATTTTCATTTCGTAAAAAATCTTCTAAACAGGTTCAAAGAAATCTCCTTCCAACACGTACGGAGGGAAAATAATACTAGGGCGGACGCTCTATCGAGATTGGCTACCCTAAAAAAGAAAGGCGCCCACCGGTCGGCCATACACGTGACCCTGGCTAAACCAAGTGTTGGTACCGAAGAATGCATGGCGACTGACACCCAACCTAACTGGATGACTCCCATAAAACAATATCTTACCGATGGTGTATGCGATCCACATTTGGAGAAAACGATGAAGTTACAAGCCGCCCGATACATACTGATTGGCGAAGATCTTTACAGGAGAGGGTATTCCCGTCCCCTCCTAAAATGCCTTGGTCCAGAACAAGTCACTTATGTAATGACTGAGTtacacgaagggatatgcggaaccCATTCAGGAGCGCGGACTATGTCCGCCAAAATTCTGAgagcaggatactactggccgaccttACAAGGAGACTGCACTGAATACGTTCAAAAGTGCGTGAAATGTCAAGAGTTCGGCACCCTATTGCACCAAAAACCAGAGCATTTGCACTACATCCTATCCCCTTGGCCGTTCGTGAAATGGGGAATGGATATTATCGGACCTTTCACACCCGGAAAAGGGCAATGCAAGTTCCTACTGGTGGGTATAGATTACTTTACCAAATGGATTGAGGCTGAACCACTAACAGCCATCACCGCCCGGAACGTACAaagctttgtgtggaaaaacattgtcTGCAGGTTCGGCCTACCTCAGATCATTATCACAGACAACGGTCGACAGTTCACCGACCGTGGGCTAGCTGAATTCTATGAGAAACTTCACATCAAACATATAACGAGttcggtcgaacaccctcaaACCAACGGTCAGGCGGAAGCCGCCAACAAAGTTATTCTCAATGAGTTAAAGAAGAGACTTGGCCCGTCCAAGGGAAATTGGACTGAAGAATTGTTAGAGGTTCTGTGGGCTTATCGTTGTACTCCCCAGTCAACAACTCAAGAAACACCTTATAGCCTGACGTACGGCACAGAAGCCATGATTCCGGTCGAAATCGGCGAGCCTTCACTACGCCGACAGACGTTAGACCTAGACTTAAACAAGGAAAGTCTACTAGTCGGCCTCGACCTCATCAATGAATTAAGGGACAAATGCAAGATAAGGGAAGAAGCATGCAAGATACGAGCAGCACGAAGGTACAACTCCAAAGTGAAGCCACGAAGCTATCAGAAAGGAGATCTAGTTTGGCGCATGCGC harbors:
- the LOC137818065 gene encoding uncharacterized protein → MAKAQVNLLKGLLKRGEGYPRRPTEAREEKEDLKNRTTKSEEDTLYRRGSTLLSPQYPYRYNWRPPWGPSNHYSQTQGSQRLKMDSTANNNNDISEEHRTILQTLQIQMQELLQKGVIDQLRQDEERKRREEERQQHAEEIAQLKEQNKRLLDRLEQSEREGHSRAPSPSPFQSGTRTIAQAIPHTSLVQHTRQSAKPVTPNEVANPKGHPFTDDIIATPLPDKWRGLTINLYDGSTDPDEHLNIFRTQMTLYTTDRTVWCKVFPTSLREGPLGWFSDLPPNSIASFDALELKFTTQYATSRPHRTSSMSLLNVKQERGESLRTFMNRFSKVCMNIRNLNPEIAMHHLVSAILPGRFTESLIKRPPCNMDELRTRATKFMQIEEHIDYHRKTYAENTDNSKGIRPPTIPTDRERHRPNRGPRFHNYTPLIVPRGKVLDEALQIELIPTLRPSQTPPNADTSKRCQYHRNYGHTTEGCQALKDKIEELVQAGHLRKFVKTTITAPRSPQRDHDPRERSGRRDDRTRDNHYRSSRRKRSESPIRRTRPKSESPERRSRTKQKVRTVINTIAGPVSLGQPPQEINYIAGGFAGGGCSNSARKKHLRAIQSVHSTPTQRRPHIPPITFTDEDFTAIDPSQDDPMVITVEIDKFAIAKVLVDQGSSVDILYWETFKKMKIPEAEIQPYNEQIVGFSGERVDTKGFIDLYTTFGDDYLSKTINIRYLLVNANTSYNILLGRPSINRLKAIVSTPHLAMKFPSVNGDIATVHIDQKTARECYVASLKVEPTRRLYTTSAERTTERRGRSTERRSRGRESRRHLVALVDLDPRLDDPRMEAGEDLQPIFLRDKDRKTYMGTSLKPDDRETIGKTLTKNADLFAWTAADMPGVKSDVITHRLSVYTEARPIAQKKRKLGEERRKAAREETDKLIQAGFIQKAHYTTWLANVVILKKTNGKWRMCVDYTDLNKACPKDSYPLPTIDRLVDGAAGHQILSFLDAYSGYNQIQMYHRDREKTAFRTDSDNFFYEVMPFGLKNAGVTYQRLMDHVFHDMIGRNVEVYVDDIVVKSDSCEQHVSDLKEVFQALRQYRMRLNPEKCAFGVEGGKFLGFMLTHRGIEANPEKCKAITEMRSPNGLKEIQRLVGRLTSLSRFVPKLAERTRPIIKLLKKTSKFEWTDECEQNFQQLKAFLASPPVIQKPNAREPIVVYLAVSNEAVSSALVQEIKAEERPVYFVSRVLHDAETRYQMVEKVAFALVITARRMRMYFQNHKVIVRTNYPIMKILTKPDLAGRMIGWAVELSEFHIEYQPRGAIKSQALADFTAELTPYLTERTPRWTLYVDGSSNSRSSGAGVVLEGPGEIVVEQAMKFEFKTSNNQAEYEAIIAGLHLAIELEVTNITCKSDSRLVVGQLTGEYEVRETLLQQYFHFVKNLLNRFKEISFQHVRRENNTRADALSRLATLKKKGAHRSAIHVTLAKPSVGTEECMATDTQPNWMTPIKQYLTDGVCDPHLEKTMKLQAARYILIGEDLYRRGYSRPLLKCLGPEQVTYVMTELHEGICGTHSGARTMSAKILRAGYYWPTLQGDCTEYVQKCVKCQEFGTLLHQKPEHLHYILSPWPFVKWGMDIIGPFTPGKGQCKFLLVGIDYFTKWIEAEPLTAITARNVQSFVWKNIVCRFGLPQIIITDNGRQFTDRGLAEFYEKLHIKHITSSVEHPQTNGQAEAANKVILNELKKRLGPSKGNWTEELLEVLWAYRCTPQSTTQETPYSLTYGTEAMIPVEIGEPSLRRQTLDLDLNKESLLVGLDLINELRDKCKIREEACKIRAARRYNSKVKPRSYQKGDLVWRMRSDARKDGGKFSSNWEGPFRISNTATGGAYYLEYLSGKSAPRTWNATHLKFYYS